A stretch of the Fusarium musae strain F31 chromosome 2, whole genome shotgun sequence genome encodes the following:
- a CDS encoding hypothetical protein (antiSMASH:Cluster_2.2~EggNog:ENOG41) produces MGEMESQDLQGQSTPVVDIIDDHDNTALNLAIYNVLIRLPLFQQETFTNPLAYSYDKTVNALLRITENDSVLQSSPAPSAAPNVRPQAVPQAKTRGVKRAREPEPEPSKRPTGINSRRAAKTMKPEEANEAKGPRYRLIAPKPPKIDVPCQRQPLPVNILPSRAGFQYRNAPVSFAAPGGAARDSGQQLNRHLQLAQAQMGFNPPVTSSPHSGTFRLPTTGIWLSLPICHLFDSFMMG; encoded by the exons ATGGGTGAAATGG AGTCTCAAGACCTACAGGGCCAATCGACTCCCGTTGTTGATATCATCGACGACCACGACAATACCGCCCTGAACCTTGCCATATATAACGTTCTCATCAGGTTGCCTTTATTCCAACAAGAAACCTTCACCAACCCACTGGCGTACAGTTATGATAAAACTGTAAATGCCTTACTACGAATTACAGAGAACGACAGTGTCCTCCAGTCTTCACCTGCTCCGAGTGCCGCACCCAATGTCAGGCCTCAGGCCGTCCCTCAGGCTAAGACTCGAGGTGTAAAGAGAGCGAGGGAGCCCGAACCCGAGCCTTCAAAACGACCTACCGGTATAAATAGCCGGCGTGCGGCCAAGACAATGAAACCTGAGGAGGCCAACGAGGCCAAAGGCCCTCGTTACAGGCTTATTGCCCCAAAGCCACCAAAGATTGATGTGCCTTGTCAACGACAGCCATTGCCTGTCAATATACTGCCAAGCAGAGCTGGTTTCCAGTATCGGAACGCACCTGTCTCGTTTGCTGCTCCTGGTGGTGCTGCTCGTGATTCAGGACAACAACTGaatcgtcatcttcagctgGCGCAGGCGCAGATGGGCTTTAATCCTCCTGTCACTTCGTCTCCTCACAGCGGGA CATTCCGTCTCCCCACAACGGGCATATGGCTTTCTCTTCCCATCTGCCACCTCTTCGACAGCTTCATGatgggatga